One window of Arvicola amphibius chromosome 6, mArvAmp1.2, whole genome shotgun sequence genomic DNA carries:
- the Rbp7 gene encoding retinoid-binding protein 7, with protein MPADLSGTWYLLSSDNFEGYMLALGINFATRKIAKLLKPQKVIKQNGDSFTIYTYSSLRNYLVKFKVGEEFEEDNKGLDNRKCTSLVTWENDKLTCAQKGEKNRGWSHWIEGGQFHLEMFSEGQVCKQTFQRT; from the exons ATGCCAGCAGACCTCAGCGGTACCTGGTACCTTCTCAGCAGTGACAACTTCGAGGGCTACATGCTGGCCCTGG GTATCAACTTTGCAACTCGTAAGATCGCCAAGTTGTTGAAGCCACAGAAGGTGATCAAACAAAATGGGGATTCCTTTACCATCTACACATACAGCAGCCTAAGGAATTATCTTGTTAAATTCAAAGTTGGAGAAGAATTTGAGGAAGATAACAAAGGCCTGGATAACAGAAAATGCACG AGCTTGGTTACCTGGGAGAACGACAAACTCACTTGTGCgcagaaaggggagaagaacagaggtTGGAGCCACTGGATTGAAGGGGGCCAGTTCCACCTG GAAATGTTCTCCGAAGGCCAGGTGTGCAAACAAACGTTCCAGAGAACTTGA